ATCTTAGGCACATGGAAATTGTTAGGTGGAATTGCCATAATGGTACCCGGCTTTGCACTTTTGAAAGAATGGGCTTATGCAGGAATATTTTTCAATCTTACCAGCGCTGCAATCTCCAGTGCGGCATCAGGATTGGAAATACAACACGTGATCAGTCCTCTAGTCATGCTTGTATTCGTGATTCTATCCTGGTGGTTAAGACCCGAAAACAGCAAACTAACTTCGATTAAGTCAAAATAGTCGGAGAATTCCGAAAGGAATGAAGACAAAAAATGACAAGTAAAAGCAAGTCATAGGAAATGAAAAATGCACAGTAATAATACGGAAGACAGAACGGTTTCCACCACACGATTGTTTGATGCCCCACGAGAACTGGTGTTCCAAATGTGGACAGATCCGAACCATGTTGGAAATTGGTGGGGACCGAAAGGTTTTACGAACACGATCGAATCCATGGAAGTCAAACCAGGCGGAGTTTGGAAATTCGTAATGCATGGTCCGGACGGAGTGGATTATCCGAATACGATCGTATACAAAGAAGTCCGAAAACCCGAACTACTCATTTACCGGCACGGAACCGATATGGAAGACCGTCCGGATGATTTTCATGTAACGGTGACATTCGAAGAGGAAGGCAAAAAAACCAAACTCACAATGATTGCGTTATTCCAATCTGCGGAAGCGAGAAACGAAGTAGTAGAGAAACACGGAGCGATCGAGGGTATGAATCAAACCATGGA
The nucleotide sequence above comes from Leptospira kobayashii. Encoded proteins:
- a CDS encoding SRPBCC family protein gives rise to the protein MHSNNTEDRTVSTTRLFDAPRELVFQMWTDPNHVGNWWGPKGFTNTIESMEVKPGGVWKFVMHGPDGVDYPNTIVYKEVRKPELLIYRHGTDMEDRPDDFHVTVTFEEEGKKTKLTMIALFQSAEARNEVVEKHGAIEGMNQTMERLRDYLGKA
- a CDS encoding DoxX family protein; translated protein: MNKEKIKTIAYWVITILIGANYLFAGFIYLTRNPEVVAGMSQLGYPSYFPLILGTWKLLGGIAIMVPGFALLKEWAYAGIFFNLTSAAISSAASGLEIQHVISPLVMLVFVILSWWLRPENSKLTSIKSK